The Cheilinus undulatus linkage group 17, ASM1832078v1, whole genome shotgun sequence genomic sequence ATTCAAGAATTGCTCATGAACTTCACTGCAGTGATATCAAGTTGACGCTACTGTCACAaactttagttttattagtgttgacAGCGccagtaaataaaataatacatcaTTTATTCATACATGACCCATTTGAAACCAGTGTTGTGACACTAAAAGATATGCATCCAGCTAACTTAACAGCCAATCATATCACTCACTCTGAATCCTTTTTTGTAGAATTTATAATTAAACACACTTTTGGTCCATGTGgcaattttttttatccaacaCTGATTAAATGGCAGAAATCAACACGACACAAATACAGAATAATCAGTATTCATATGATggtcttttcttctttgtagGTCAAATTACAGACATCTGCAATAATCTGAGTCCgttttttaaacagtgttgtAATAGACAAATTTACACTTTACATTTGTacctcaaaataaaattaagtttaattttgttaaatgcatctaaaattccaatcaaaattaattttatagttttagaagcaggaagaaaataaattaaaatcataaaagaaGCTTGGTGTGAATaaatatcagattttatttttaggacACCGTATCCAACCCTATGAAAAATAACCCTTACATTTAAAGTTACCTTTGTCAGAGCTACAATGAGAGCAGCACACAACTTACTGTATGACAGTAGAACTAAAGCAACAAACTACCACCACTGGCAGTGTGAAAACTGACTTGCTCTTTAGATACAGCATGTCTTAGAAGTCTCACCCTATATATTTATGTAAAGGCACAAAAACTTCAATGTGGTGGCTCATTCCATGTCCCCTATCAGTGTAATTCTCAATTTTCCAATACAGTCACAATGTAAGGACTCAATATTTTCACTGAATTCTCTTATATTCGAAATACCTGAAGTGTTCTTCAgcattaaaaagataaaatgtgaaCTGCTACAactcaaataaacaaatgaaaaaatattcaaaacttGTATTTTGAGCAGACCCTGACAGTTATTCTGGACAAACAATAAATTATAGTCCATTTTCTCATCTTGTCTTGTTCATTTGCAAGTAGTGTTTTTGACAAACAAACTCCCCATGCTTTTGCTTCACAGTCACATACACTACCCATGTAAATATCCGAACAAAGACCGAGTTGGTAATTTAATTGCCTTTTCTGACACCACCTGTACATGTGgtagtaacaataataaaataaaacaatgtaatGGGGAACCTTGTCTCATATGGCCTCTTTTGTAAATCATGGaggcattattattattattatcagcaAGCTTCATGACCAGTGAAAATCATCTCATAGGAACTTTAATAAACAGTGAGGCTAAGGTTTTCAGGAAAAAACCTAAATTCCTTTGTTTGATagaaatattgtttaaaaatctTCCACTCACCTTGTGCTTTGAGAATAGCTGCCTTGCCCCTTCCTGCACCAGATCCTTGGTTCTTATTCTTCATACTCTTTAACATAGGAGCATTCTTTAACATGTCAGGTAAGATGAGGAAACGGATTTTGCTGCCACGGATGTAAACCTGTTCCAACTGTGCCACCCGGCCATCACGGTAAGTCACAGTTATGTTTGACATCTGTGGGGACAGGTTAAAGTTAAACAGTGTCTGATTAACAACTCAGAATCAAGACTATGCAAGTAACTAGCTAGCAGTAGCTTGGATAGGTTATGGTTGTAGCACTAAAGTACAAGAGGTTGACAACTACAATACTTATAAAACATGACAATTAGGAGAGCTTGCACTATTTCACTAATAGTCAAATAACGTTATGTCTCTCTTCTACTTTAAACCTTCAGGGTCCACGATCACAATGGCATGACGTCATCATGCACGATTTTTGTCACATGATAGCATGCAAACAGATGTTGCATTGCGATTactttgtgttaaaaatgtggtttttaagctccttttcattttttttgtttgatgtttatAGAAAGTGAACAACTAGAAAGTCAAATATGATAAactgaatatgaaataaaagctaattttacacataggggacagtggtccatgctgtacaggactggcactggtaaTTTTTCCCTActttctgcattttattttttttaagaataaaagcATGTATTTTACTGACTGCCTATTAGTCATTCTGTAAAAATGCAGTCCATGTAATTCAGTTCTCCTTGtaattgttttaataaaataaacttgCAGTGGGAC encodes the following:
- the snrpd3l gene encoding small nuclear ribonucleoprotein D3 polypeptide, like, with amino-acid sequence MSIGVPIKVLHEAEGHIVTCETNTGEVYRGKLIEAEDNMNCQMSNITVTYRDGRVAQLEQVYIRGSKIRFLILPDMLKNAPMLKSMKNKNQGSGAGRGKAAILKAQVAARGRGRGGMGRGNIFQKRR